The Arachis ipaensis cultivar K30076 chromosome B07, Araip1.1, whole genome shotgun sequence genomic interval TCTAATTGTTTATTGGGTCCTGTTTGCTGTGCAGTGCTCTGATTTCTTTTGGTCATCTTAGATATCTTCATTTGTTAATTGTTATGTTAATAGATCACGCTATAAGATACTGAAAGATGGAATGATCAACTATCATGTATTTCCAAATTTGACTTGTGATTTAGTCTATTGGTTCACGTTAGATAGCTAATTAGCAATGTACTGATCACTTATTCACCAATTAAAAATTGCTCAAATAGTATTTAGCAATATTGATCAGCCTCAAATGACGTTTAAACCTCATGTTTTCAAGACATGTTTTGGAGAGCTTCCttctattataaaaataattgacTTTTCTCTAGGAACAGATTACTCACAAGACTCatgaatattttattaaacaaatTTAATCACCAGCAGCAAGCATAAATCTGGGCATGTTTTGGCAATCCTTCATGTCTAGTAACTTAAGATGTGGAATCATATGTTTTCCAACAAgaactaaaatttattttgataatCGATGAAAAAGTTCACATTATATTTGTAAGTCACTTCAGAAGGTCAAAATTAACTAACTTTTGTTTGCCTAGCTCCTACTGCCTTTGGTTAGTTCGTATCGCTACGAAGGAGATGAAGTGAACCTGACTCTAGCAAAAACTGAGGCAAAATTACTGCATGAGAAAATTTCCAAGAAAGCTTACAGTGATGATGAACTTATCAGGATTTTGGCCACAAGGAGCAAACCACAGATAAATGCTACTTTGAATCACTATAAAGATGAATTTGGAAAAGATATCAACAAGGTACATAACACAACTCGTATTACTTCCAAATCATCAATATGATTTCTAAACTTCTCTTCCTTGAAAAGTTGATACCTATTGTTAGATTCTTTTATTGAAATTTATGAGCCAAATTGTTGCAGGATCTGAAAGCTGACCCAAAGGATGAGTTCCTGGCTCTACTGAGATCCACTGTCAAGTGCTTGGTCCGTACCGAAAGGTACTTCGAGAAGGCTGCTCGTTTGGCCATCAACAAACGTGGAACCGATGAGGGAGCACTTACAAGAGTGGTGGCTACGAGGGCCGAGATTGACTTGAAAATAATAGCAGATGAGTATCAGAGGAGGAGCAGCGTCCCTCTTGATAAGGCCGTCGCCAAGGACACCACCGGAGACTACGAGAAAATGCTTTTGGCGATCTTAGGACATGATGATGTTTGAGGTAGCCTGTGTTGTTTGTTGGTCTTTGTGGCAGCGGTTATTATGTCGTGATAATGCTTAATTTGATGGTTATAGACTTAAATGCTGCTTTGTTTTTATGGCGATGGTTGTCTTGCTATGCTAAATAAAAAGACAACAATGTAGGTGGTTTGGGTTGGGATTGTGAAGGATGCCCTTAGAATTCATTGTGGGGTGATCTTGAATTCTTAAGGGTCAAAGGTTATGAACTCAATGTGGTTATTCTATTGGCGTCAGTAAATGTTTCTTCTCCCGTCTCCTAATCTTGCATATGAAGCTGGTGTTCTGCCATACCTGAAGTTAAGTTAATTTTGAATTCAGAAATcactttaaaatattttaaaaatttggaCTGCTGCCTTAATTGGACTCTAATCATTTTTGTAAAAGACTTCTTAGGATGTGATTAATTTTCCCATCTTCAGTTTCATTTTTAgtaaaaacttgaaaaaaaaaaagaaaaaaacgtaGAAAGTATGTTTTCCTCTTTGTTAATAGTAGGGGTGTGAGACTTGGACTAGCCCAAAACTCAACCCAAAGAATACATTTGTcgaatttgaatttattatttttactggGAGGCATTTTCCCAAAACTCAACCCAATCAGACACGAAATCATATTTTATAATTGGACTACCGAAAAATTGATGAATTAATCATGATCTTAGCGTGGAGGCCATGGGAGCTTATCTCTTGGTGTTACAGTTCAACGCCTTGAGAGGGAAAAGATCATAGTGGGGTTTGGATTTGGGCGGGTTGGATTATGGGTTCGGGTAAGGTTTTTGGGCATAGCccaagaccaaaaaaaaaaggacCGTCTGTATATTTGGACCGGTCAAACTCAGTGAAATCCATTAAAATTGGTCAGTTCAACATGGTTCGGTTCGATAAAAACCGCATAAAGAAATTGTGTATACAAAAAAGGTTTTTCTATAGTTATTAAAATTGGCCGATAATCGATTCGGTTAAAGTACTGGATCAGTGGATCACTGGTTTAATTAAAAGATTATTAGtcgataataacaataataataaattaaatattttttcctAATTTATGTGATTAAATTAATTAATCTAAACTCACtacattttataataaaaataaaaatttataagttATTATTTATAACATAGAGAAATCAAAAagtaaatttaaaacaaattaatattaaaatatataaataaattaataatgacTCAGTTTGTTAANNNNNNNNNNNNNNNNNNNNNNNNNtttttataaattaaataataataacaataataaattataaattagtcaaaataataaatatcttATAATAAAATCAAAAGGTCATGAGTTTAATGGTTAGagttgataaaatattttttttatagattttaTATTGATAAGGGTATTTTAGAAAGGAATTTATATCAACTTTTTTTCATATTCTTATAATATATAAGTAAAACTATATAAATATATAAGGCACCATTTGATTAGAGCTCTTAATGAAAATACTAATGCAAACTTGATTATACGGAAGATGTTCACATGTACCGATGTACTTGAGTGAAATGTGCTATTCGATTATTTTTAGTCATAGAGATATATATTAAACTCCGCGTATGTTATACTTGTGGTATATAGTCGGTCCCAaacccggataaaggaggagaattgtgttaggtcttcgacaaccaatataaaaatatagttaaactcccatgacatgaatcaaagacattattgcgctaaatCTAGGTCGTTGCCTGGAAGCAACGCgctgtatggctcgagtacggtgtcaaatgagcaagagccgctgcatcggtgcctggatgtagtgttaaatgagcaagggttctcgcgttttcgtaaacggacgagggtaaataagctagttcacaaagtaaaaggtaaaggtcgaagcgacagaaggttgagatttgggacatgaaacataggcactctaacaggaaagtccatggaggtggtggacactatgacaaggaggaagattaacattatgtgcctacaagaaacaaaataggttggtgcaaaggctagggagttggatacttctggtttcaaactttggtatacaggaaaggtgaagaataggaatggagttggaataattgtggataagcagtggaagaaggacgtagtggatgtcaagagggtgggagatcggatcatctctatcaaactggtggtggagggaggtgctttccatgtgattagcgcctatgcaccgcaagtgggttcggacgaacaacacaagataagattttgggaggatctagagagtttggttcaaggcatacctttgggagataagattttcttaggaggagatttaaatggccatgttgggagagaagggactggatatgggagtattcatggaggccatggtttcggagtgatcaatgccgagggtaaaactattttagacttttcctcaacctttgatattctcatcgcaaatacatgttttaaaaagagagacgaacatcttataacctataagagtggcatgacaagctctcaaatcgacttcttcttgttgaggagagttgACCGAAAATTTTAcattaactgtaaaattatcccaggagagagtttgacaacacaacacagggtgctcgtcatggattttcgcgttgagcaaaagttgaagaaaagacatcatacgaagaacccaaggacgaggtggtggtggatgaaaggtgaggaacaaagaagcttcctaagacgggtaggaaaagaggcaaagtgggataggaatggaagcgcggaagagatgtggagggagatggcagaagttattagaaaaatagcaaaagaaagttttggtgaatctaaaggaataggaccaagagacaaggagtcctagtggtggaatgcgagtatacaagaaaagataaagataaaaaggaagtgctttaaagagtggtctttatgccgccGCAACACAGATAACTGGGAAAAATacaaggcggctaagaaagagacaaaagtggctgtaagtgaagcaagaacaagagcatatgagggtctctaccagtctttgggcacgaaagaaggagaaaaaggtatatatagaatcgcaaagagtcgggaaagaagaatgagagattttgatcaggttaagtgcataaaggataaggatggagaggtgttggctcaagaggagaagattaatgaaaggtggaagagctacttctacgagttatttaatgagggacagaagactcttccgagccttggtcgattatgcacaagggaagaagatcaaaactttgactactatcgaaagattcgagacttcgaggtaaaagaggctctaaagcagatgaaaaatggcagggcagtaggacctgataatatcccgattgaggtttggaagggtcttggagaaaaaggcatcaactggttagccaagatttttaatgagattttaaggtcaaagaagatgcctgatgagtggagaaagagcaccttggtacctatctacaagaataagggggatatacaaagttgcggaaactatagagggatcaagcttatgaatcatactatgaagttatgggaaagggtgatagaacagaggttgagaaaagagacacaagtaacagagaaccaatttagaTTTTtgccaggcagatctaccactgaagcgatatacctattaagaaggatgatggagaggtatcgtattaataaaagggatctacatatggtgtttattgatttggaaaaagcgtatgatagggtaccaagggaggtcttatggaaggatttagaaaagaggagagtaaggatcacatatattcgggcaattaaagacatgtatgatggggtcacaactagtgtgaagactcaaggtggtgtgatagaggaatttcctattggtataggattacaccagggatcatccttaagtccataccttttcacattagtcttagaagtactcacagagcacatccaaaagcctgtgccatggtgcatgctttttgccgatgatatcgtccttataggAGAGTTaatggaagacctaaataagaagttggagttatggagagaagctctaaaaGTGTATgttctgcgcataagccgtagcaagacggaatatatggaatgtaagttcagtctaaGAAGGGAAaatcctaatatagaggtgaagattggagaaaacatcctacaaaaagttaaaagttttaagtatcttgggtgcatcatacaagataatggagagattgaacaggatgtaaatcataggatccaagcaggttggtcaaaatggcggagtgcatctggttttatatgcgataaaaaagtgcctttaaaacttaaaggtaaattctatcgcaccgctataagaccggctatgctttatggtacggagtgttgggcggctaaaggggagcacgaacataagctgagtgtggcagagatgaagatgttgagatggatgagtggtcatacgcgattggataaaataaggaataaagatataagggagagagttggagtagcacccattgtggaaaagatggttgaattgcgtctcaggtggtttgaacATGTGaaaagaagaccgatagaacatccaatcaggagggtggatgagatggaagatggacaaagggcgaaagcTAGAGGAAGACTTAAGAAAACCATCCataaggtggtcaaacgagatctacatgtaacggtctctctgtagacatgatacatgacaaagcacaatggcgtcgtttgattcatgtagccgaccccacttagtgggacaaggctttgttgttgttgttgttgttgttgtttagagatatatattaaaatatatagaTGGTGGATATTTTGATAGATTTTGTAGAATAAACTTCATTTTTTCAAATACACCTAGAAAAAGAGATGTGTTGATCCAGTATCCCATTTTATAAGAGTAAAAAAGACACTTTTGTGGTGCTTGCTTGGCTAATGAGTAATGACTAATGAGTCATCCGCTACTTTATTAAATAGAAGTCACAGCTTAGCTAAAATTTTAATGAGTGacccaaaataaaataatagataaaATAGATGAAATTATAAATGGGGTTAATACAATTTATAGTAATAATAATCACCGAAAAGTAtaattcttttttctctttttgattTTCAATGTAGAGCttgttaataattttatatgtgtcatgcattaaaaaaaatgaatttagaTAAATATATTAgagaattattttttcaaaaaaaccaTTAGATTCTTATAATTTGTTAGGTTGCggtgaaaaaaattaataaacttaGTTTAGGTATTTTAAcattttataagaagtaaaaaATATCTATAACAATTGAATTTATTAATACTTCAATCCTATTTAATTAGaagcaaatttaaaaatttatatccaAAATATTCTTTATCTTCATCCATAATTctaatagataaaaaaatatatttcttcaATCTTatcttgaaaatttttaattatctttaattttattattttttaaaattattaattttcattTTGATTATATTATCTCATCATATTATACACTATCATTTCTCTTATCATCATTATGATGTTGCcttgttttatgttttttttcttcttctattcatccCAATCGCAATTAATTATCACCATACCATTGTGTTAACTTTTGAGTTATTATttgctgtagattacgtttctaaatgggtagaagcaattcctatccgcactgatgatgctaacactgttgtttcctttgttagaaaccatattatttgtcactttggatcaccacgagcaatcgtgagcgatcaaggcacccatttttgtaacaggagactaacagaatTACTGcaaaagcatgggataattcataaagtagcaacagcctacaaccctcagactaatggacaagccgaggtgtcaaatagagagataaagcgtatattgcagaagatagtcaaacctcatagaagagactggagcaccaggctacaagatgtactctaggcatacagaactgcatacaagacacccattgggatgagtcccttccgcttagtttatgaaaaagcctgtcacctcccagttgaagtagagcacaaagccttttgggtagtaaaggagtgcaacatgggatttgagaaagccagagctgaaaggaagttgcaactgcaagaattgggaagccttcgcctagaagcttatgagaactcgaggctgtacaaggaaaagatgaaggttgtgcatgataagcacatcaagaggagagagttccaacttggagacttagtcctcctttgcaactctagactgaggctcatgccagacaagttgagatcaaaatgggaaggtccctatagagtagagaaggctgagccatacggagttttccacctgagtcaaccttcaagatctgaattcatcaaagttaatggacatcgcttaaagctatatcatggtgagaaggtgacgaaaaacaaggagttagaaatcttcctcttggaggatccacccacaacagaagactgagctagtggagcgtctaacttaaggacgttaaagcaaagtgctgggtgggagacaacccaccatggtatgatcgttcctttctttcttcttagttttatttttcaataactcttctctttattagcacatttattttgcatcttcatttgcacaattgcataaaaaaaaaatggGGGCACGCGACGCGATAGCttcgccgacgcggccgcgtcgcaggtgagtatgaaagaaaaataaatcgaacagaaagtcacgcgggagcgtggctggaggtgtgcctttggcacaaactgacccacgcgaccgcgtcatttggGAAAAATGCttaccacgcgtccgcgtcacccacgcggtcgcgtgacctaaAAATCGACCTAAGAAAGGGTGcatgaccgaaagttgtgctggagtggtgctgggcTGGCACtagacgcacaagccttaccacgcgaacgcatgccccacacgtccgcgtcatattccaatattggccacccacgcgattgcgtccaccacgcgatcgcgtcaacctggaatttggcaacaatgagtttcgaacagagagttgtgcgagcgcgaggctgccctcgcgccagtagcacaaaacgagtcacgcgtccgcgtgatcgacgcgaccgcgtcgattcataTGAGCGCAATTCGCGCAAAcacgtaccccacgcgtccgcgtcactagcgccgcacagcttatcctaatctgccaaatatcttatctttctcttccctaaatcctattttttttttcttttccctccttatttctttcttcccttttcttccttcttccttctttctcactctctactctctctctctcaccaccattaccaaggtttttcttttcttcttccctccttacttttctattcttctttttatttttatgttttcttctccttttctttttctttttacttacaTTATCcatgatttctttttcttttttttcttttaattggtgttgaaaatttatcagggtcattattattccttatgatttgcttgtggattgttaaggacttgtttggcaattatacattattttttaatttttaagggttgcttgcatgttcaattttatACTTCCAATAGCTtatttatcatgcatgctatgtttttgtgaaaacgcccatatGACACTGTGCACCATTTTgagatttcttttaatctactactctatttgctgcttttcacaaaaacccttcttttattttattatttaaatataattgttattacaaacaggttattagtttgaaaggcttggtaatctaacttggacattgaatgcttgatctatgctactcatgcctttgcctgcatgccaataaacaccttgcatttaattgtcatcatatgcacttgctctATTTCCGTTGATGAGTTTTCACatatagtcatgaccatgtgttaacatcttTCATTTTTTAATGTGCAttaattaccacctttcccgttctcttccttgctctatccctttgaattcaagctactttctttttcccctttcaggatggccaccaaaaaaagcaaggagaaagctactcccacaCCACcatcaagaagaggaacaaaaagagcattagtggcagagccatcttcaactgcagttaagccctcaacaaaaagaattaagaggattataaaggttaatgaaaaagagaaagccttcccagcaaaggacactgcacgatataccaatcgctactgtgagcagatgttccccatactggcagaaaggagttacaacaacgaataccttcttctcctcccgacccgtattgctgaatttgttgagccgcaaatggaacgaagacaatggagtttcctacagagatagccaggcaggttaatctttcctgggtagttgagttctactctaatttccacctgccaaccctgtagtctgtctatgtccatcagaagcaagtccccattacagaagaggtcaTTCAGCGAGccctagatcttccccctactccagaaggactggacgtatt includes:
- the LOC107608942 gene encoding annexin D1 gives rise to the protein MSTLRIPQPVPPVADDCEQLRKAFAGWGTNEDLIISILGHRNAAQRKLIRETYFETYGEDLLKALDKELSNDFERLVHLWTLDPAERDAFLANEATKRWTSSNQVLMEIACTRSSDQLLFARKAYHARYKKSLEEDVAHHTTGEFRKLLLPLVSSYRYEGDEVNLTLAKTEAKLLHEKISKKAYSDDELIRILATRSKPQINATLNHYKDEFGKDINKDLKADPKDEFLALLRSTVKCLVRTERYFEKAARLAINKRGTDEGALTRVVATRAEIDLKIIADEYQRRSSVPLDKAVAKDTTGDYEKMLLAILGHDDV